From Micromonospora nigra, one genomic window encodes:
- a CDS encoding DEAD/DEAH box helicase, with protein sequence MSELTEDLTTGQELAPTAPVRPEAPTFAELGARAETVEALAAAGITRAFAIQEYALPIALRGTDLIGQAPTGTGKTLGFGVPLLERVFAPDEGSDGVPQALVVVPTRELGIQVAKDLAAAGRTRGVRVLPIYGGVAYEPQIDTLRKGVEILVGTPGRLLDLAKQKHLRLDRVHALVLDEADRMLDLGFLDDVEKILAMLPEDRQTMLFSATMPDPIVALSRRFLRRPVTIHAGHTAETGPSPQTQQLVYRTHSMNKVEIVARILQAGGRGLTMIFTRTKRAADRVAEDLDFRGFAVAAVHGDLGQGARERALRAFRAGKIDILVATDVAARGLDVSGVTHVINYDCPEDQDTYTHRIGRTGRAGATGVAVTFVDWDDMPRWRIIDKTLGLEMPEPPETYHTSPHLYTDLDISTEVSGTLPTAERTRAGLSAEVEEDLGGPSRRGEGRGSRRGEGRGRGEGRGSRRGESRDRGEGRDRGGAGSSAGPDAVEAATDGPAEEGTRSPRRRRRRRAGETVAGEPTAVVATDGTPATGAAEAPGAEGEPARPRRRRRRRSGSAAGTPAEATAAD encoded by the coding sequence ATGAGTGAGCTGACAGAAGACCTCACAACCGGCCAGGAACTGGCCCCCACCGCCCCGGTGCGACCGGAGGCGCCGACGTTCGCCGAGCTGGGCGCGCGGGCGGAGACCGTCGAGGCGCTGGCCGCCGCCGGCATCACCCGCGCCTTCGCCATCCAGGAGTACGCGCTGCCGATCGCGCTGCGCGGCACCGACCTGATCGGCCAGGCCCCGACGGGCACCGGCAAGACCCTCGGCTTCGGCGTGCCGCTGCTGGAGCGGGTGTTCGCACCCGACGAGGGCAGCGACGGCGTGCCCCAGGCACTGGTCGTCGTACCCACCCGCGAGCTGGGCATCCAGGTCGCGAAGGACCTCGCGGCGGCAGGTCGCACCCGGGGCGTACGCGTACTGCCGATCTACGGTGGCGTGGCGTACGAGCCGCAGATCGACACGCTCCGCAAGGGCGTCGAAATTCTCGTCGGCACCCCCGGCCGCCTGCTCGACCTGGCCAAGCAGAAGCACCTGCGCCTGGACCGGGTGCACGCCCTGGTCCTGGACGAGGCCGACCGGATGCTCGACCTGGGCTTCCTCGACGACGTCGAGAAGATCCTCGCGATGCTGCCGGAGGACCGGCAGACCATGCTCTTCTCGGCCACGATGCCCGACCCGATCGTCGCGCTGTCCCGGCGCTTCCTGCGCCGGCCGGTGACGATCCACGCCGGGCACACCGCCGAGACCGGCCCCTCGCCGCAGACCCAGCAGCTGGTCTACCGCACCCACTCGATGAACAAGGTCGAGATCGTGGCGCGGATCCTCCAGGCCGGGGGACGCGGGCTGACCATGATCTTCACCCGTACCAAGCGGGCCGCCGACCGCGTCGCCGAGGACCTGGACTTCCGGGGATTCGCGGTGGCCGCCGTGCACGGCGACCTCGGGCAGGGCGCGCGGGAGCGGGCGCTGCGGGCGTTCCGGGCCGGCAAGATCGACATCCTGGTCGCCACCGACGTGGCGGCGCGTGGGCTGGACGTCTCGGGTGTCACCCACGTCATCAACTACGACTGCCCGGAGGACCAGGACACCTACACCCACCGGATCGGCCGGACCGGCCGCGCCGGGGCCACGGGTGTCGCGGTGACCTTCGTCGACTGGGACGACATGCCCCGCTGGCGGATCATCGACAAGACCCTCGGGTTGGAGATGCCGGAGCCGCCGGAGACGTACCACACGTCCCCGCACCTCTACACCGACCTGGACATCTCCACCGAGGTCAGCGGCACCCTGCCGACCGCCGAGCGCACCCGAGCCGGGCTGTCCGCCGAGGTCGAGGAGGACCTGGGTGGCCCGTCGCGGCGCGGCGAGGGCCGGGGCTCCCGCCGGGGCGAGGGCCGGGGTCGCGGCGAGGGCCGGGGCTCCCGCCGGGGCGAGAGCCGGGATCGCGGCGAGGGCCGGGATCGCGGTGGTGCCGGCTCCTCAGCCGGGCCCGACGCCGTCGAGGCGGCGACCGACGGTCCCGCCGAGGAGGGCACCCGCAGCCCGCGTCGCCGCCGGCGCCGCCGGGCCGGCGAGACGGTCGCGGGTGAGCCGACCGCCGTGGTGGCCACCGACGGCACACCCGCCACGGGCGCGGCGGAGGCCCCGGGCGCCGAGGGCGAGCCGGCCAGGCCACGTCGCCGCCGACGCCGCCGGAGCGGATCCGCCGCCGGTACGCCGGCCGAGGCGACCGCCGCGGACTGA